A part of Geothrix oryzae genomic DNA contains:
- a CDS encoding CobW family GTP-binding protein: MTDRAPLEVLIVTGPLGAGKTTVVNRLLKAEVAAGRRVAVLINEFGAVSVDGTLVDAERPELAGVENLVNGCVCCSLRNDVVATLQAWCDQPEGQRPERVVLETTGLADPTDLLDLEQEPALVGRLRLAGLLTVISCLAPVDHLKTKPLLHRQAALASLIHLSKGDLDPSAAVAWEGELRTAFRQIPLVPTRHGEAPEGGPDPWRGDLRPLPEGWEAAGDTSFAAARSFSLHWDHPVDPAALEALLLAPPAQGELLRAKGVCVFEGWAVRNDGSDRWAFQLADGRLEISPLPLQGDGTASACVAVVIGTGLDALHWKKTLRSLERAPAGQRRKISL, translated from the coding sequence ATGACCGATCGCGCCCCCCTGGAAGTCCTCATCGTCACCGGCCCCCTGGGCGCCGGGAAGACCACGGTCGTGAACCGCCTACTGAAGGCCGAGGTGGCGGCGGGCCGACGGGTGGCGGTGCTCATCAACGAGTTCGGCGCCGTCAGCGTGGACGGCACCCTGGTGGACGCGGAGCGGCCCGAGCTGGCGGGCGTGGAGAACCTGGTGAACGGCTGCGTCTGCTGCAGCCTGCGCAACGATGTGGTCGCCACCCTCCAGGCCTGGTGCGACCAGCCCGAGGGTCAGCGCCCCGAACGCGTGGTGCTGGAGACCACGGGCCTCGCCGATCCCACGGACCTCCTCGATCTGGAACAGGAGCCGGCCCTGGTCGGGCGCCTGCGCCTGGCGGGCCTGCTCACCGTCATCTCCTGCCTGGCTCCCGTGGATCATCTCAAGACCAAGCCCCTGCTCCACCGCCAGGCGGCACTGGCCAGCCTCATCCACCTCAGCAAGGGCGATCTCGATCCTTCGGCGGCGGTGGCCTGGGAAGGCGAGCTGCGCACGGCCTTCCGGCAGATCCCGCTGGTGCCCACGCGCCACGGCGAGGCCCCCGAGGGCGGGCCCGATCCCTGGCGGGGCGATCTGCGTCCGCTTCCCGAAGGCTGGGAAGCCGCCGGTGACACCAGCTTCGCAGCGGCGCGCTCTTTCAGCCTGCACTGGGATCACCCGGTGGACCCGGCGGCCCTGGAAGCCCTGCTCCTGGCGCCTCCAGCCCAGGGCGAGCTCCTGCGCGCCAAGGGCGTCTGCGTCTTCGAGGGCTGGGCCGTCCGCAACGACGGCAGCGACCGCTGGGCGTTCCAGCTGGCGGATGGCCGCCTGGAAATTTCACCCCTGCCGCTGCAGGGGGACGGCACGGCCTCAGCCTGCGTGGCTGTGGTGATCGGCACGGGCCTCGACGCCCTCCATTGGAAGAAAACCTTGCGTTCGCTGGAGCGCGCCCCCGCGGGCCAGCGACGGAAAATCTCGCTCTGA
- a CDS encoding DUF4388 domain-containing protein, whose protein sequence is MSQGVIQGSMREAPLPDIIQLVSQGGKSGCFHVQQEASKARIYLKDGRIIHAVTHSGEGFEALMEVALWLEGNYRFEEVTPEVPATINKPNASILMELGRRMDEWRVISQKVPSVDLYPASTLLPGETPHGVNPREARVLALATGYFSVAEVAEVMQKPVLTIAKDLYGLVMAGHVVLKGLRSGKPPKVDAPAAPAKEPGQDLVPVSALLGGAPPPVITNSREEDTAIVPLQRHAPPPQAQGFPDGDEAIPVTVGGGVAGGAPPLTPKPAPVDDPQRMVKLMNFTQRIAQAAKTVLPEVQHEMVNRLQAKATQQIISGDGPEAVKGLALAISRGAVDAGCDADMVRTLNTHLKALFASK, encoded by the coding sequence ATGTCCCAGGGTGTGATCCAAGGCTCCATGCGCGAGGCGCCGCTGCCCGACATCATCCAGCTCGTGAGTCAGGGCGGGAAATCGGGGTGCTTCCATGTGCAGCAGGAAGCCTCCAAGGCCCGCATCTACCTTAAGGATGGCCGCATCATCCACGCGGTCACCCACTCGGGGGAGGGCTTCGAGGCCCTCATGGAAGTGGCCCTTTGGCTCGAAGGCAACTACCGGTTCGAGGAGGTGACGCCGGAGGTGCCGGCCACCATCAACAAACCCAACGCCTCCATCCTGATGGAGCTGGGCCGCCGCATGGACGAATGGCGCGTCATCAGCCAGAAGGTCCCGTCCGTGGACCTCTATCCGGCTTCCACGCTGCTTCCCGGCGAGACCCCGCATGGCGTCAACCCCCGCGAGGCCCGGGTCCTGGCGCTCGCCACGGGCTATTTCAGCGTGGCGGAAGTGGCCGAGGTGATGCAGAAGCCCGTGCTGACCATCGCCAAGGATCTCTATGGCCTGGTGATGGCGGGCCATGTGGTGCTGAAGGGCCTCCGCAGCGGCAAGCCCCCCAAAGTCGATGCGCCCGCGGCCCCGGCCAAGGAGCCGGGCCAGGATCTGGTGCCGGTCTCCGCGCTGCTCGGCGGTGCGCCTCCGCCCGTGATTACCAACTCCCGCGAGGAGGACACGGCCATCGTGCCGCTCCAGCGCCACGCGCCTCCCCCCCAGGCCCAGGGCTTCCCCGACGGGGACGAGGCCATCCCCGTGACGGTGGGTGGCGGCGTCGCCGGCGGTGCCCCGCCCCTGACCCCCAAGCCCGCGCCCGTGGACGACCCCCAGCGCATGGTCAAGCTCATGAACTTCACCCAGCGCATCGCCCAGGCCGCGAAGACGGTCCTGCCCGAGGTCCAGCACGAGATGGTCAACCGGCTCCAGGCCAAGGCCACCCAGCAGATCATCTCCGGCGATGGCCCCGAAGCGGTGAAGGGATTGGCCCTGGCCATCAGCCGGGGCGCCGTGGATGCGGGCTGTGATGCTGACATGGTGCGCACCCTGAACACGCACCTGAAGGCGCTCTTCGCGTCCAAGTAG
- a CDS encoding UbiX family flavin prenyltransferase, which yields MTNPSGLRFTLAITGASGSAFGVAVLRRMSANPAVAHIALLLSPTGKRCLLDETGLTPRDLAALPKVGLRDERDLGADISSGSYRLDGMALVPCSAGALGRIASGVSESLVSRAADVCLKERRPLVLCLRETPLNRVHLENMLRVHDAGAVVMPIMPGFYSGPKTLDDLFDTFATRVLDQLGLREDDPRRWREP from the coding sequence ATGACGAATCCCAGCGGCCTCCGCTTTACCCTCGCCATCACCGGCGCTTCGGGCTCCGCGTTCGGCGTGGCCGTCCTGCGGCGGATGTCCGCGAACCCGGCGGTGGCGCACATCGCGCTGCTGCTCTCGCCCACCGGGAAGCGCTGCCTGCTGGACGAGACCGGCCTCACCCCGAGGGACCTGGCCGCGCTGCCCAAGGTGGGCCTGCGGGACGAGCGGGACCTGGGCGCCGACATCTCCTCGGGCTCGTACCGCCTCGACGGCATGGCGCTCGTGCCTTGCAGCGCCGGGGCCCTGGGCCGCATCGCCTCGGGCGTGAGCGAATCCCTGGTGAGCCGCGCGGCGGATGTGTGCCTGAAGGAGCGCCGGCCCCTCGTGCTCTGCCTGCGGGAGACCCCCCTGAACCGCGTGCACCTGGAGAACATGCTCCGCGTCCACGACGCGGGCGCCGTGGTCATGCCCATCATGCCCGGCTTCTACAGCGGCCCGAAGACGCTGGACGACCTGTTCGACACCTTCGCCACCCGCGTGCTGGATCAACTGGGCCTGCGCGAGGACGATCCGCGGCGGTGGCGGGAGCCCTGA
- the trxA gene encoding thioredoxin, translating to MSDLVAHITDADFPQAVAQGVTLVDFWAPWCGPCKMIAPVLDELAAEMKGQAKFVKMNVDENPQVAGQFGIMSIPTLIVFKDGKPVNKLIGGQPKPQLKAFVESAF from the coding sequence ATGTCCGACCTCGTAGCCCACATCACCGACGCCGACTTCCCCCAGGCCGTCGCGCAGGGCGTCACCCTCGTGGATTTCTGGGCCCCCTGGTGCGGCCCCTGCAAGATGATCGCCCCCGTCCTGGACGAGCTGGCCGCCGAAATGAAGGGCCAGGCCAAGTTCGTGAAGATGAATGTGGACGAGAACCCCCAGGTCGCCGGCCAGTTCGGCATCATGAGCATCCCCACGCTCATCGTCTTCAAGGACGGCAAGCCCGTGAACAAGCTCATCGGCGGCCAGCCCAAGCCCCAGCTCAAGGCCTTCGTCGAGAGCGCGTTCTAA
- a CDS encoding cell division protein FtsX, with protein MTTLRLLGLLLQDVTRDLFRHRGQYLLAVLTLASGLLLAGGGLLLVESLDRFVGQLEGMAKVVAYAAEGKSLDEAEARLRRDPRFREVRRVTAEENRKRFQSATREAGLLLESAGQDALPESLELSLRQDLAAGGKSVEVGESLRSLPGIGDVLADQERLEQLQRMARMLRSALASLGVVLLVAAGFATGNVIRMSILAREEEITIMRLVGASEGYIRTPLVLEGALLGLGGSLLALAGLFGLWLPVSRGFGNLSPLLVELARLGFFSPWSMLALALLGAGTGALGALWAFWTTRRAQREEAALMEGSG; from the coding sequence ATGACGACCCTGAGGTTGCTGGGCCTGCTGCTGCAGGATGTGACCCGGGACCTCTTCCGCCATCGCGGCCAGTACCTCCTGGCCGTGCTGACCCTGGCCTCCGGCCTCCTGCTGGCCGGCGGCGGGCTGCTGCTGGTGGAAAGCCTCGACCGCTTCGTGGGGCAGTTGGAGGGCATGGCCAAGGTGGTGGCCTACGCCGCGGAGGGGAAGTCCCTCGATGAAGCGGAGGCCCGCCTGCGCCGCGACCCGCGCTTCCGCGAGGTGCGCCGGGTCACGGCCGAGGAGAACCGCAAGCGGTTCCAGTCCGCCACCCGCGAGGCCGGGTTGCTGCTGGAAAGCGCCGGCCAGGACGCGCTGCCCGAAAGCCTGGAGCTGAGCCTCCGCCAGGACCTCGCCGCGGGGGGCAAGTCCGTGGAAGTGGGCGAGAGCCTGCGGAGCCTGCCGGGCATCGGAGATGTGCTGGCGGATCAGGAGCGGCTGGAGCAGCTGCAGCGCATGGCCCGCATGCTGCGTTCCGCCCTGGCCAGCCTGGGCGTGGTGCTGCTGGTGGCCGCGGGGTTCGCCACGGGCAATGTCATCCGCATGAGCATCCTGGCCCGCGAGGAAGAGATCACGATCATGCGCCTAGTGGGAGCCTCCGAAGGCTACATCCGCACGCCGCTGGTGCTGGAGGGCGCGCTGCTGGGCCTGGGCGGCAGCCTGCTGGCCCTGGCGGGTCTCTTCGGCCTGTGGCTGCCCGTCTCCCGGGGCTTTGGCAACCTGTCCCCGCTGCTGGTGGAACTGGCGCGGCTGGGCTTTTTCTCGCCCTGGAGCATGCTGGCCCTGGCCCTGCTCGGCGCGGGCACCGGCGCCCTGGGCGCTCTGTGGGCCTTCTGGACCACCCGCCGCGCCCAGCGCGAAGAGGCGGCGCTGATGGAAGGGTCGGGCTGA
- a CDS encoding 3-deoxy-D-manno-octulosonic acid transferase, with translation MDSLDLSYLVAVSLAGAAARACARGLPAGWRMRLEAEAPDLPANRWIWLHAVSVGELLLAEGLVRRLRDAGHTLHLSTGTPAGLALLAQRLPAWDGDTGRVRGGAFPLDDPAGLEPFLRRAPGAFLALETELWPGLLAALEARGIPRLIVNGRLTEKSLERGGPWLRRAASRLSLVAARDEASAEAFRHLGAPVVALGGNLKADLPPPRPLHEGWAALREAWAGYPVVVAGNTVEGEEASILEAWAQARGRFPGLRLILAPRQPRRFEAAAAVLAARGTPFRRASAWSPAGPSDASWASTEVLLLDTLGDLPAVYAEGTVALVAGGWAAPGGHNPLEPVRAGIPTLLGPGFANFEDLVPSLREAGLLQVVEAPDLASALQGALAAAPLRSTGEAPLPEGLRGTLDRTLTLLEPYLAALVGTRPVPIPRMGP, from the coding sequence GTGGATAGCCTCGACCTCAGCTACCTGGTGGCGGTCTCTCTGGCGGGTGCCGCCGCGCGGGCCTGCGCCCGGGGCCTGCCTGCGGGATGGCGGATGCGCCTGGAGGCGGAGGCGCCGGACCTGCCCGCGAACCGATGGATCTGGCTGCATGCGGTGAGCGTGGGCGAGCTGCTGCTGGCCGAGGGACTGGTGCGGCGCCTGCGGGATGCAGGTCATACCCTTCACCTCAGCACGGGCACCCCGGCGGGGCTGGCGCTGCTGGCCCAGCGGCTCCCAGCCTGGGACGGAGACACCGGCCGCGTGAGAGGCGGCGCCTTTCCCCTGGATGATCCCGCGGGCCTGGAGCCGTTCCTGCGCCGCGCTCCCGGGGCCTTTCTCGCCCTGGAGACGGAGCTCTGGCCGGGGCTGCTGGCGGCGCTCGAGGCCCGCGGCATTCCGCGCCTGATCGTGAATGGCCGCTTGACGGAGAAATCCCTCGAGCGGGGCGGCCCCTGGCTCCGCCGGGCGGCTTCGCGCCTCAGTCTGGTGGCGGCCCGGGACGAGGCCAGCGCCGAAGCCTTCCGGCATCTGGGGGCGCCGGTGGTGGCGCTCGGCGGCAACCTCAAGGCGGACCTTCCGCCCCCCCGGCCCCTGCATGAAGGGTGGGCGGCCCTGCGGGAGGCCTGGGCCGGGTACCCCGTGGTGGTGGCGGGGAACACGGTGGAAGGCGAGGAGGCATCGATTCTTGAAGCCTGGGCCCAGGCGCGCGGACGGTTCCCGGGGCTCCGGCTCATCCTGGCGCCGCGCCAGCCTCGCCGTTTCGAGGCCGCCGCCGCGGTCCTGGCGGCGCGGGGAACGCCCTTCCGGCGAGCTTCCGCCTGGTCTCCCGCAGGGCCCTCCGACGCCTCTTGGGCCTCGACGGAGGTGCTCCTGCTGGACACGCTGGGCGACCTGCCGGCGGTCTATGCCGAGGGCACCGTGGCTCTGGTGGCCGGAGGCTGGGCCGCCCCGGGCGGGCACAATCCGCTGGAGCCCGTCCGGGCCGGGATTCCGACGCTCCTGGGGCCGGGCTTCGCCAACTTCGAGGACCTCGTTCCATCCCTGCGGGAGGCCGGTCTGCTCCAGGTGGTGGAGGCCCCGGACCTGGCGTCCGCCCTGCAGGGGGCCCTGGCCGCGGCACCGCTCCGCTCCACGGGCGAGGCCCCCCTGCCGGAGGGGCTTCGGGGCACCCTCGACCGCACCTTGACCTTGCTTGAACCGTACCTTGCGGCCCTGGTCGGGACTCGGCCCGTTCCCATCCCCCGGATGGGGCCCTAG
- a CDS encoding ATP-binding response regulator, which produces MTRHGTHILLIDDDTAVLEMVQAALSHYGMEVHAYPDAAQAVDFLQTPGVPEFDLVISDINMEGLDGFDVIHKVKATQPHLPVVLMTGQASVEYAIRAMRMGASNLFMKPIALRDLVQNVFHLVDLHRELRLADNGLRGLVNERRHFLFRSDELDVPSLMHHLTDRLVPMGFASASNIDVIAMAFHEALVNALEHGNFELDSALKGDLFAVEDPYTALRAKRLEDPHYAGRLIEVRLAMDTERFELEISDEGRGFDAGQVSPLPPDSEMAPHCGRGLPLILLVMDEVHFNEKGNQIRMVLRRK; this is translated from the coding sequence ATGACGCGCCACGGGACGCACATCCTCCTGATCGATGACGACACTGCGGTGCTGGAGATGGTGCAGGCGGCCCTCTCGCACTACGGCATGGAGGTCCACGCCTATCCCGATGCGGCCCAGGCGGTGGATTTCCTTCAGACCCCCGGGGTGCCGGAGTTCGATCTGGTGATCAGCGACATCAACATGGAGGGGCTGGACGGCTTCGATGTCATCCACAAGGTGAAGGCGACGCAGCCGCATCTGCCGGTGGTCCTGATGACCGGCCAGGCCTCGGTGGAATACGCGATCAGGGCCATGCGCATGGGTGCCTCGAACCTGTTCATGAAGCCCATCGCCCTGCGCGACCTGGTGCAGAATGTGTTCCACCTGGTGGACCTGCATCGCGAGCTGCGCCTGGCGGACAACGGGTTGCGGGGGCTGGTGAACGAGCGCCGGCACTTCCTCTTCCGCTCGGACGAGCTGGATGTTCCAAGCCTCATGCACCACCTCACGGACCGGCTGGTGCCCATGGGCTTCGCCTCCGCCAGCAACATCGATGTCATCGCCATGGCCTTCCACGAGGCCCTGGTGAACGCCCTGGAGCACGGCAATTTCGAGCTGGATTCGGCGCTGAAGGGCGATCTCTTCGCGGTGGAGGACCCCTACACGGCCCTCCGCGCCAAGCGCCTGGAGGACCCGCACTACGCGGGCCGCCTGATCGAGGTGCGCCTCGCCATGGACACGGAGCGCTTCGAGCTGGAGATCAGCGACGAAGGCCGGGGCTTCGACGCGGGCCAGGTGTCGCCCCTGCCGCCGGACTCCGAGATGGCCCCCCACTGCGGCCGCGGCCTGCCGCTCATCCTCCTCGTCATGGACGAAGTCCACTTCAACGAGAAGGGGAATCAGATCCGGATGGTGCTCCGGAGGAAGTAG
- the ribB gene encoding 3,4-dihydroxy-2-butanone-4-phosphate synthase produces MSDRPDSPFAPIEQAIEAIRQGHMIVVVDDEDRENEGDLTLAAEHVSPEAIAFMATHGRGLICAALEGPALDRLQIPLMVRDNTSPFETAFCVSVEAREGTTTGISAQDRSRTIQALIAPDAKPQHFVKPGHVFPLRARPGGVLTRTGQTEASVDLARLAGLHPSGVICEIMKDDGTMARVPDLIPFCRQHGLLLVTVADLVAYRLRQEPLVAHLETRTMSSQWGDLKVHRFRSLLDGGSHLAFVLGDLGTGAPPLVRVHVETLPDDLHGFQTGLFQKAMAALAKEGRGALVYLRRHAHTPGVAEEGQAQPQAMSDRDFGVGAQILQQLGIGKMRLLSRHETKYIGLRGFGLDICAHVPLEPSTDQALPEHPSTEPR; encoded by the coding sequence ATGAGCGACCGCCCCGACTCCCCCTTCGCCCCCATCGAGCAGGCCATCGAGGCCATCCGGCAGGGTCACATGATCGTGGTCGTGGACGACGAGGACCGGGAGAATGAGGGGGACCTCACCCTGGCCGCCGAGCATGTCTCGCCGGAAGCCATCGCCTTCATGGCCACCCATGGGCGCGGACTCATCTGCGCCGCCCTGGAGGGCCCGGCCCTGGACCGCCTGCAGATCCCGCTCATGGTCCGGGACAACACCAGCCCCTTCGAGACGGCCTTCTGCGTGTCCGTGGAAGCCCGGGAAGGTACCACCACCGGGATCAGCGCCCAGGACCGCTCGCGCACCATCCAGGCCCTCATCGCCCCGGACGCCAAGCCCCAGCACTTCGTGAAGCCCGGCCATGTCTTCCCCCTGCGGGCCCGCCCGGGCGGCGTCCTCACCCGCACGGGCCAGACCGAGGCCAGCGTGGACCTGGCCCGGCTCGCGGGCCTGCATCCCAGCGGCGTGATCTGCGAAATCATGAAGGACGACGGGACCATGGCCCGGGTGCCGGACCTGATCCCCTTCTGCCGCCAGCACGGCCTGCTCCTCGTGACCGTGGCCGATCTCGTGGCCTACCGGCTCCGTCAGGAGCCCCTCGTCGCCCACCTCGAGACCCGCACTATGTCCAGCCAGTGGGGCGATCTGAAGGTCCACCGCTTCCGCAGCCTGCTGGATGGCGGCAGCCACCTGGCCTTCGTGCTGGGCGACCTGGGCACCGGGGCCCCGCCCCTGGTCCGGGTCCATGTGGAGACCCTGCCGGACGACCTGCACGGATTCCAGACCGGCCTGTTCCAGAAGGCCATGGCCGCCCTGGCCAAGGAGGGTCGCGGCGCCCTCGTGTACCTCCGCCGCCATGCCCATACCCCCGGCGTCGCCGAGGAAGGGCAGGCCCAGCCCCAGGCCATGAGCGACCGCGATTTCGGCGTGGGCGCCCAGATCCTCCAGCAGCTCGGGATTGGAAAAATGCGCCTCCTCAGCAGGCATGAAACCAAGTACATTGGGCTTCGCGGCTTCGGCCTCGACATCTGCGCGCATGTGCCCCTGGAACCCTCCACGGACCAGGCCCTCCCGGAACACCCCTCCACGGAACCGCGTTGA
- a CDS encoding Tex family protein, with translation MAKELKLPRAGVAAIVALLEEGNTVPFIARYRKEATGSLDEVAIRAVEDRHAYYKDLLDRRKTVLKSIDEQGKLTPELRTKIETTWVKAELEDLYLPYKPKKRTKATVARERGLEPLLDSLLADESGADPFVIAEPFIKDEDGLRSPSECMEGAGHILAERLSEDAVLRAWLRLEFHEHGVLKSEVREERKADQAALRFKPYFDFSEPIRKIPSHRLLALRRGEKEEILTVKLLVERENLVSQLVSKVPANPGSGYRRFLNEVAGDAFDRLLAPTIESEVRYEAKKKADAEAIKVFQTNLDHLLLAPPAGQRCTLGVDPGIRTGCKLVVINRLGQLVQNEVIYPLEPKRDLDGSRAILEKLCAGNPIEAIAIGNGTGGREVEAFIREWLKETNRTGLICVSVSEAGASVYSASDIAREEFPEHDVTVRGAVSIARRFQDPLAELVKVDPKSIGVGQYQHDVNQTALKKGLDDVVESCVNRVGVDLNSASYKLLAYVAGIGEGLAKNIVTHRFEHGAFKRREQLLEISRFGAKAFQQAAGFLRIHDGEDPLDASAVHPESYPVVQRICQLAGKTVPELIGNDAVLDALDPKLLVDEKFGVETVKDILAELKKPGRDPRHQFEIVQFREGVNKPSDLEVGMELQGIVTNVTDFGAFVDVGVHQDGLVHLSEIAHRYVKNPADALSVGQAVKVKVLAVDLQAKRIALSIKALLAAPQGAIGGAAGAPPQHRRRPNRPEGNAARPQAGARPPRIDGPRPPRAEGARPPRPQGPRPSRPEGAGALRPEGTRPPRPEGARPPRPEREARPMQSPAKREPVAPATNSSLSDLMAKFNKGPR, from the coding sequence ATGGCCAAGGAGCTGAAGCTCCCCCGCGCTGGCGTGGCCGCCATCGTGGCGCTGCTGGAGGAGGGCAACACGGTGCCCTTCATCGCCCGCTACCGAAAGGAGGCGACCGGCTCGCTCGACGAGGTGGCCATCCGCGCCGTCGAAGACCGGCATGCCTACTACAAGGATCTGCTCGACCGCCGGAAGACGGTGCTGAAGTCCATCGACGAGCAGGGCAAGCTGACGCCCGAACTGAGGACCAAGATCGAGACCACCTGGGTGAAGGCGGAACTCGAGGATCTCTACCTGCCCTACAAGCCCAAGAAGCGCACCAAGGCCACGGTGGCGAGGGAGCGGGGCCTGGAGCCCCTGCTGGATTCCCTGCTGGCCGACGAGAGCGGGGCCGACCCCTTCGTCATCGCGGAACCCTTCATCAAGGACGAGGACGGCCTGCGGTCGCCTTCGGAGTGCATGGAGGGCGCGGGCCACATCCTGGCGGAGCGGCTGTCCGAGGATGCCGTCCTCCGCGCCTGGCTGCGCCTGGAGTTCCATGAGCACGGCGTGCTGAAGTCCGAGGTCCGTGAGGAGCGCAAGGCCGACCAGGCCGCGCTGCGGTTCAAGCCCTACTTCGACTTCTCCGAGCCCATCCGCAAGATCCCCAGCCATCGCCTGCTGGCCCTGCGCCGCGGCGAGAAGGAGGAGATCCTCACCGTCAAGCTCCTGGTGGAGCGCGAGAACCTGGTCTCCCAGCTGGTCTCCAAGGTTCCGGCGAACCCCGGCAGCGGCTACCGTCGCTTCCTCAACGAGGTGGCGGGCGATGCCTTCGACCGCCTGCTGGCCCCCACCATCGAATCCGAAGTCCGCTACGAGGCCAAGAAGAAGGCCGACGCCGAGGCCATCAAGGTGTTCCAGACCAACCTGGATCACCTGCTGCTGGCGCCCCCCGCCGGCCAGCGCTGCACCCTGGGCGTGGATCCCGGCATCCGCACCGGCTGCAAGCTGGTGGTCATCAACCGTCTGGGCCAGCTGGTGCAGAACGAGGTGATCTACCCCCTGGAGCCCAAGCGCGATCTCGATGGCAGCCGGGCCATCCTCGAGAAGCTCTGCGCCGGGAACCCCATCGAGGCCATCGCCATCGGCAACGGCACCGGCGGCCGCGAGGTGGAGGCCTTCATCCGCGAGTGGCTGAAGGAGACGAACCGCACAGGCCTCATCTGCGTGAGCGTGAGCGAGGCGGGCGCCTCGGTCTACTCCGCCAGCGACATCGCCCGGGAGGAGTTCCCCGAGCACGATGTCACCGTGCGCGGCGCCGTGAGCATCGCCCGGCGCTTCCAGGATCCCCTGGCCGAACTGGTGAAGGTCGATCCCAAGAGCATCGGCGTGGGCCAGTACCAGCACGATGTGAACCAGACCGCCCTCAAGAAGGGCCTGGACGATGTGGTGGAGAGCTGCGTGAACCGCGTGGGCGTGGATCTCAACAGCGCCTCGTACAAGCTGCTGGCCTATGTGGCGGGCATCGGTGAGGGGCTGGCGAAGAACATCGTGACCCACCGCTTCGAGCACGGCGCCTTCAAGCGCCGTGAGCAGCTCCTGGAGATCAGCCGCTTCGGCGCCAAGGCCTTCCAGCAGGCCGCGGGCTTCCTCCGCATCCACGACGGCGAGGATCCCCTGGACGCCTCCGCCGTGCACCCCGAGAGCTATCCCGTGGTGCAGCGCATCTGCCAGCTGGCGGGCAAGACCGTGCCCGAGCTCATCGGCAACGACGCCGTGCTGGACGCCCTGGATCCGAAGCTGCTCGTCGATGAGAAGTTCGGCGTGGAGACGGTGAAGGACATCCTGGCCGAGCTGAAGAAGCCCGGCCGCGACCCCCGGCACCAGTTCGAGATCGTCCAGTTCCGCGAGGGCGTGAACAAGCCCAGCGACCTGGAGGTGGGCATGGAGCTCCAGGGCATCGTCACGAATGTGACCGACTTCGGCGCCTTCGTGGATGTGGGCGTCCACCAGGACGGCCTGGTGCACCTCTCCGAGATCGCCCACCGCTATGTGAAGAACCCCGCCGACGCCCTCAGCGTAGGCCAGGCCGTGAAGGTGAAGGTGCTGGCAGTGGACCTGCAGGCCAAGCGCATCGCCCTGTCCATCAAGGCCCTGCTGGCGGCCCCCCAGGGCGCGATTGGCGGCGCGGCCGGGGCTCCGCCCCAGCACCGCCGCCGGCCCAACCGGCCCGAGGGCAACGCAGCCAGACCCCAGGCCGGCGCCCGCCCGCCCCGGATCGACGGTCCCCGCCCCCCCCGGGCCGAGGGCGCCCGTCCACCCCGCCCCCAGGGGCCCCG
- a CDS encoding Crp/Fnr family transcriptional regulator — MIDTRFLTQSPLFRNLDEAERAQILMIGRVRPVQAGEVIFKEGDAGDGLFIVLKGSIRISKRSATGEEALAVLEPPAYFGEMALIDLAARAADAIANEPSELFFIPLQDLQALIESQHKVALKILYALCEVLAQRLRETNERYMNIFTIAQWGGANPDGPSPLP; from the coding sequence TTGATCGACACCCGCTTCCTGACCCAGTCGCCCCTGTTCAGGAATCTGGACGAGGCCGAGCGCGCCCAGATCCTGATGATCGGCCGGGTCCGCCCCGTCCAGGCCGGCGAGGTGATCTTCAAGGAAGGCGATGCCGGGGACGGCCTGTTCATCGTGCTCAAGGGGTCGATCCGCATCTCCAAGCGCAGCGCCACCGGTGAGGAGGCCCTGGCCGTGCTGGAGCCGCCCGCCTACTTCGGCGAGATGGCCCTCATCGACCTCGCCGCCCGGGCCGCGGATGCCATCGCCAATGAGCCCTCCGAACTCTTCTTCATCCCCCTGCAGGACCTCCAGGCCCTGATCGAATCCCAGCACAAGGTCGCCCTGAAGATCCTCTACGCCCTCTGTGAAGTGCTCGCCCAGCGTCTCCGCGAAACCAACGAACGCTACATGAACATCTTCACCATCGCCCAGTGGGGCGGCGCCAACCCCGACGGCCCCTCCCCCCTACCCTAA